A genomic segment from Glycine soja cultivar W05 chromosome 18, ASM419377v2, whole genome shotgun sequence encodes:
- the LOC114396769 gene encoding uncharacterized protein At1g66480-like, translating into MGNAMGSKKAKVMKIDGETFKLNTPARANDVVKDYPGHVLLDSHAVKNFGPRAKPLEPDYQLKPKKIYFLVELPKVKPEPLVTRRVRSSGIRGMNAQDRLDFLMLSKRSVSDLTMVKHGPKPENGGPTRVKMRLPKAHLERLMEESHDGSEVAEKIISLYMGNNAPVDGGGATVEAQKEVHNRKPRRKRVSFSPVEQAEIHEESAAPQQSLVYSSPSR; encoded by the exons ATGGGAAATGCTATGGGGAGTAAAAAAGCAAAGGTGATGAAAATAGACGGTGAAACGTTCAAGCTCAATACTCCAGCAAGAGCAAACGACGTCGTTAAGGACTACCCTGGACATGTTCTCTTGGACTCTCACGCGGTGAAAAACTTCGGGCCTCGGGCCAAGCCACTTGAGCCTGACTACCAGCTCAAGCCCAAGaagatttattttttggtgGAGTTACCCAAGGTTAAGCCCGAACCATTAGTAACGAGGAGGGTGCGATCCAGTGGAATCCGTGGCATGAACGCCCAGGATAGGCTTGATTTCTTGATGCTGTCGAAACGCTCCGTTTCGGACCTTACCATGGTGAAGCATGGGCCCAAGCCAGAAAATGGTGGGCCCACGAGGGTCAAAATGAGGCTGCCCAAGGCCCACTTGGAGAGGCTTATGGAGGAGAGCCACGACGGGAGCGAGGTGGCGGAGAAGATCATAAGTTTGTATATGGGGAATAATGCCCCCGTGGACGGCGGCGGCGCAACGGTGGAGGCCCAAAAAGAGGTTCACAATCGCAAGCCACGAAGG AAACGGGTGAGTTTCAGCCCAGTGGAACAAGCAGAAATTCATGAAGAATCAGCAGCACCACAACAGTCACTAGTTTATAGCAGTCCTTCCAGATAG
- the LOC114396768 gene encoding inositol 1,3,4-trisphosphate 5/6-kinase 4-like produces MGIVRGVLLDESVLLAESGDDKTVSLLRPGAESLIRTLFLSRTHSGISYGVGLPDDKASVLQKIASLYSLDCFILNDSVSEVMPGWSNTDDGSIIIYLISDKKEFLPKLSSYNWLVVVLNVGGESLCHNPNILQIENLEEFPLTICHLNKRSIGTNAVTVSYTMKPSRVEDFAKRGAFPLCPTQNGLMFVPLASKLPLSSQLKGVDIVLHKATDEILSIEDNNITFTQNIQALQRYLDQHQDFCVIDPLSNVYPLLDRLEIQQVLLGLVELNTEGKYLIRGAHFLKADNFDEFDFATGLAEARLSLPCIVKPKVACGVSDAHKMTIVFKVDDFKNLSVPLPAVIQEYVDHSSTLYKFYVLGEKIFYAVKKSIPNADILRKSSNGDELKPLLFDSLKSMPTADSITSNEPIDLKLVTDAANWLRRRLQLTIFGFDVVIQEGTHDHVIVDVNYLPSFKEVPDDISIPAFWDAIRNKFDSRVSK; encoded by the coding sequence ATGGGTATAGTGAGGGGGGTGTTATTGGATGAATCAGTACTCTTGGCTGAAAGTGGTGATGATAAAACTGTTTCTTTACTCCGGCCAGGAGCTGAGTCTCTCATCCGAACACTCTTCCTGTCCAGAACGCATAGTGGAATTTCTTATGGTGTTGGCCTTCCAGATGACAAGGCAAGTGTTCTTCAAAAAATTGCTAGTTTGTACTCACTTGATTGCTTCATCTTAAATGATTCTGTAAGTGAGGTTATGCCTGGATGGAGTAATACTGATGATGGCAGCATTATTATTTATCTGATTTCTGATAAGAAGGAGTTCTTACCTAAATTAAGCAGCTATAATTGGCTGGTTGTTGTTCTAAATGTTGGAGGTGAAAGCTTATGTCACAATCCAAATATACTTCAGATTGAAAACTTAGAGGAGTTTCCATTGACCATATGCCACTTAAATAAAAGATCAATTGGAACCAATGCTGTGACTGTGAGTTATACAATGAAGCCTTCTCGTGTCGAAGATTTTGCAAAGAGGGGTGCATTTCCTTTGTGTCCTACTCAAAATGGGTTGATGTTTGTGCCTCTCGCATCCAAGCTGCCTTTATCATCTCAATTAAAGGGTGTTGACATAGTTCTCCACAAAGCCACTGATGAAATATTATCAATTGAAGATAATAATATTACTTTTACACAGAACATCCAAGCATTGCAAAGATACTTGGATCAGCACCAGGATTTCTGTGTTATTGATCCACTGAGTAATGTTTATCCTTTATTGGATAGGCTAGAAATTCAACAAGTTCTACTTGGCTTAGTAGAACTGAACACTGAAGGCAAATATTTGATCAGAGGGGCCCATTTTCTTAAGGCTGATAACTttgatgaatttgattttgCAACTGGACTAGCTGAAGCTAGATTGTCTCTTCCATGTATAGTGAAACCTAAGGTTGCTTGTGGTGTCAGTGATGCACATAAGATGACAATTGTTTTCAAAGTTGatgattttaagaatttaagTGTTCCTCTTCCAGCTGTTATTCAGGAATATGTGGATCATTCATCCACTTTGTACAAATTTTATGTCTTGGGTGAAAAGATTTTCTATGCTGTCAAGAAGTCAATACCAAATGCTGATATTTTGAGGAAATCATCTAATGGTGATGAGCTCAAACCTCTACTGTTTGATAGCTTAAAATCTATGCCGACCGCTGACAGTATCACAAGTAATGAGCCTATTGACCTTAAGCTGGTTACAGATGCTGCAAATTGGCTTAGGAGAAGGCTTCAGCTTACCATCTTTGGTTTTGATGTTGTAATTCAGGAAGGTACTCATGACCATGTAATTGTGGATGTAAACTATCTCCCATCATTTAAGGAGGTGCCTGATGACATCTCTATTCCTGCCTTTTGGGATGCCATTAGAAATAAGTTTGACTCTAGGGTATCTAAATAA
- the LOC114394424 gene encoding uncharacterized protein LOC114394424 has translation MVGIGVPICVQCGNTSNPCRCKVVGPTLGFLAFAAAAVVEWPVGALVYCFRHTKGRKIMGHPATVIYPSVTNAIPI, from the coding sequence ATGGTTGGAATTGGGGTTCCAATATGCGTGCAATGTGGCAACACCAGCAACCCTTGCCGGTGCAAGGTGGTGGGGCCAACGCTCGGGTTCCTGGCGTTTGCGGCGGCAGCGGTGGTTGAGTGGCCGGTGGGGGCTCTCGTGTATTGCTTTCGCCACACAAAGGGTCGCAAAATCATGGGTCATCCCGCTACAGTCATATATCCTTCAGTCACCAATGCCATCCCCATCTAA
- the LOC114397477 gene encoding leucine-rich repeat extensin-like protein 2: MASPTLSLWPQKPTIVLFLICVSFSYSVEEAITSSKKLDQPVFPPPAYTEIKCASCPCGDTCGEQLPPPPPPSPPPPCQSPPPLLPSPPPPPPQSPPPPKFPSCPQNCNPLPPPPPPRFVYVPVPGVPKPYTWVYYYSAAENRGVGFLVLAGLGGLSMATLLLDDIMKLKLYF, translated from the coding sequence ATGGCTTCTCCAACACTGAGTTTGTGGCCTCAAAAGCCTACAATAGTGTTGTTCCTTATATGCGTTTCATTTTCATATTCAGTTGAAGAAGCCATAACATCTTCTAAGAAGTTAGACCAACCAGTGTTTCCTCCACCAGCATACACTGAGATCAAGTGTGCATCATGTCCTTGTGGAGACACCTGTGGTGAGCAACTTCCCCCACCACCTCCACCATCTCCTCCTCCTCCCTGTCAATCACCACCACCACTGCTACCatcgccaccaccaccaccaccacagtCTCCACCACCTCCTAAGTTTCCCTCTTGTCCACAGAATTGCAACCCcttgccaccaccaccaccaccaagatTCGTATATGTGCCTGTGCCAGGTGTACCAAAACCATACACTTGGGTATATTATTACTCTGCTGCTGAAAACAGAGGTGTGGGGTTCCTTGTTTTGGCTGGTTTGGGAGGACTCTCAATGGCAACACTACTCTTGGATGACATCATGAAGCTAAAGCTATATTTCTGA
- the LOC114397476 gene encoding protease Do-like 7: MGDPAESFGSEGLDSAAAVKTDDLCMEIDPPYQENVATAEDWRKALNRVVPAVVVLRTTATRSFDTESAAASYATGFIVDKRRGIILTNRHVVKPGPVVAEAMFLNREEVPVHPIYRDPVHDFGFFRYDPGAIQFLNYEEIPLAPEAACVGLEIRVVGNDSGEKVSILAGTLARLDRDAPHYKKDGYNDFNTFYMQAASGTKGGSSGSPVIDWQGRAVALNAGSKSSSASAFFLPLERVVRALRFLQKGSETYVDKWKAVSIPRGTLQMTFLHKGFDETRRLGLRSETEQIVRHASPAGETGMLVVDSVVPGGPGYKHLEPGDVVVRVNGEVITQFLKLETLLDDSVNKNIELQIERGGTSKSLTLSVQDLHSITPDYFLEVSGAVIHPLSYQQARNFRFHCGLVYVAEPGYMLFRAGVPRHAIIKKFAGEEISCLDELISVLSKLSRGARVPLEYISYTDRHRRKSVLVTVDRHEWYVPPQIYTRDDSTGLWNAKPAFKLDSPFLSLGAKDVDNLSRQPVSLTGERACGGHVFGDNNQEFVDGVTSMETNCEDPSECVSHHNASDGVVKKRKVEEDLSADGNLVADFSLNDTRETKIEKSSIIQDDMLMDYQGATAATANASVAERVIEPTLVMFEVHVPPSCMLDGVHSQHFFGTGVIIYHSQDMGLVAVDKNTVAISASDVMLSFAAFPVEIPGEVVFLHPVHNYALISYDPSALGPVGGSVVRAAELLPEPALRRGDSVYLVGLSRSLQATSRKSVVTNPCAALNIGSADSPRYRATNMEVIELDTDFGSTFSGVLTDEQGRVQAIWGSFSTQLKFGCSTSEDHQFVRGIPIYAISQVLDKIISGANGSPLLINGVKRPMPLVRILEVELYPTLLSKARSFGLSDDWIQALVKKDPVRRQVLRVKGCLAGSKAENLLEQGDMVLAINKEPVTCFRDIENACQALDKSDANDGKLHLTIFRQGQEVELFVGTDVRDGNGTARAINWCGCIVQDPHPAVRALGFLPEEGHGVYVARWCHGSPVHRYGLYALQWIVEINGKPTPNIDSFVNVTKELEHGEFVRVKTIHLNGKPRVLTLKQDLHYWPTWELRFDPNSAMWHRNIIKGLNCSTV, encoded by the exons ATGGGAGATCCAGCGGAGAGCTTCGGATCGGAAGGTTTGGATTCCGCCGCCGCCGTTAAGACCGACGACCTTTGTATGGAAATCGATCCGCCATATCAGGAAAACGTCGCCACCGCCGAGGACTGGCGGAAAGCTCTCAACAGAGTCGTCCCTGCCGTCGTCGTCCTCCGCACCACTGCCACTCGCTCCTTCGACACCGAGTCCGCCGCCGCCAGCTACGCCACCGGCTTCATCGTCGACAAGCGCCGCGGCATCATTCTCACCAATCGCCACGTCGTCAAGCCAG GTCCGGTGGTTGCAGAAGCGATGTTTCTGAACCGCGAAGAGGTTCCGGTTCATCCGATTTACAGAGATCCG GTACATGATTTTGGGTTCTTTCGTTATGATCCTGGTGCTATACAATTTCTGAACTATGAGGAGATACCACTTGCTCCTGAAGCTGCCTGTGTAGGACTAGAAATCAGAGTTGTTGGTAATGATAGTGGTGAGAAG GTTTCCATTTTGGCTGGTACTCTTGCTCGCTTGGATAGGGATGCTCCTCATTATAAGAA GGATGGGTATAATGACTTCAACACATTCTATATGCAA GCAGCATCTGGGACCAAAGGAGGGTCAAGTGGTTCCCCAGTTATAGATTGGCAAGGCAGGGCAGTGGCCCTGAATGCTGGGAGCAAGTCATCAAGTGCATCAGCATTCTTTCTGCCTCTAGAACGA GTTGTGAGGGCATTGAGGTTTCTTCAAAAGGGAAGTGAAACTTATGTTGATAAATGGAAGGCAGTTTCTATACCTCGTGGTACACTTCAG atgacatttcTCCATAAAGGGTTTGATGAGACTCGTCGACTTGGCCTCAGAAGTGAGACAGAGCAG ATAGTACGTCATGCTTCTCCAGCTGGTGAAACTGGAATGCTTGTTGTGGACTCTGTG GTGCCAGGTGGTCCGGGTTATAAACACTTGGAACCGGGTGATGTTGTTGTTCGTGTCAATGGAGAA GTCATTACTCAATTTCTGAAACTTGAGACTCTACTTGATGACAGTGTAAACAAGAATATTGAATTACAAATTGAAAGGGGTGGCACATCTAAGAGTTTAACATTGTCG GTGCAAGATTTGCACTCAATAACGCCTGATTATTTCTTAGAAGTGAGTGGGGCAGTAATACATCCTCTTTCTTATCAGCAG GCTAGAAACTTCCGTTTCCATTGTGGTCTTGTTTATGTGGCTGAACCAGG ATATATGCTCTTCAGAGCAGGAGTTCCTCGCCATgcaataattaagaaatttgcTGGTGAAGAAATATCATGTCTTGATGAACTAATATCAGTTCTTTCTAAGCTATCCAGGGGTGCTCGAGTACCATTGGAATATATAAGCTACACTGATCGTCATCGAAGGAAG TCTGTTTTAGTGACCGTTGATAGGCATGAATGGTATGTACCACCCCAGATATACACTCGTGATGACAGTACTGGCCTTTGGAATGCTAAACCTGCTTTTAAGCTTGATTCCCCCTTCCTATCATTGGGTGCTAAAGATGTTGACAATCTGTCTAGACAGCCAGTTTCACTAACTGGTGAGCGTGCTTGTGGGGGACATGTGTTTGGAGATAACAATCAGGAGTTTGTTGATGGTGTCACTAGCATGGAAACCAATTGTGAAGATCCCTCAGAGTGTGTATCTCACCACAATGCATCTGATGGTGTGGTGAAAAAACGAAAAGTGGAGGAAGATTTATCAGCTGATGGAAATCTTGTTGCTGATTTTTCCTTAAATGATACCAGGGAAACTAAGATAGAAAAATCAAGTATTATACAGGATGACATGTTAATGGACTATCAGGGTGCAACTGCAGCTACAGCAAATGCGTCAGTTGCTGAACGTGTGATCGAGCCGACTCTTGTGATGTTTGAG GTTCATGTTCCCCCATCTTGTATGCTTGATGGTGTTCATTCACAGCACTTTTTTGGAACTGGTGTCATAATTTATCACTCCCAAGATATGGGATTAGTTGCAGTTGACAAGAATACAGTTGCAATATCTGCCTCTGATGTAATGCTATCTTTCGCCGCCTTCCCTGTTGAAATTCCAGGAGAG GTGGTATTTCTCCATCCTGTTCACAATTATGCCCTCATATCATATGATCCCTCAGCATTGGGACCCGTTGGGGGTTCAGTTGTTCGTGCTGCAGAGTTACTTCCAG AGCCAGCATTACGCCGGGGTGATTCTGTTTATCTTGTGGGGTTGAGTAGAAGCCTACAAGCAACTTCTAGAAAATCAGTTGTTACCAATCCTTGTGCTGCATTAAATATAGGATCTGCTGATTCCCCTCGCTATAGAGCAACCAATATGGAAGTAATTGAGCTTGATACAG ATTTTGGCAGTACATTTTCGGGTGTGCTAACAGACGAACAAGGAAGGGTCCAAGCTATATGGGGAAGCTTCTCAACTCAG CTGAAATTTGGTTGCAGCACCTCAGAAGATCATCAATTTGTGAGGGGTATTCCAATTTATGCAATAAGTCAGGTCCTTGACAAGATTATATCAGGTGCAAATGGGTCACCTCTTCTTATAAATGGTGTCAAAAGGCCTATGCCACTTGTGAGAATTCTAGAGGTTGAACTTTATCCAACATTGCTTTCAAAGGCTCGGAGTTTTGGATTAAGTGATGATTGGATTCAG GCACTTGTTAAGAAAGATCCAGTAAGACGTCAGGTTTTACGTGTTAAAGGTTGTTTGGCTGGATCAAAGGCTGAGAATCTTTTAGAACAAGGGGACATGGTTTTAGCAATCAACAAAGAACCAGTGACATGCTTCCGTGACATCGAAAATGCTTGCCAAGCTTTAGACAAATCCGACGCCAATGATGGGAAGCTTCACTTGACTATTTTCCGGCAG GGACAAGAGGTTGAACTTTTTGTGGGAACAGATGTTAGGGATGGAAATGGTACTGCTCGTGCAATTAATTGGTGTGGTTGTATTGTCCAAGATCCACATCCAGCAGTGCGTGCTCTTGGATTTCTTCCCGAAGAAGGTCATGGTGTATATGTGGCAAG GTGGTGTCATGGGAGTCCTGTACATAGATATGGTCTATATGCTCTTCAGTGGATAGTTGAAATTAATGGAAAACCAACTCCAAATATAGATTCTTTCGTTAATGTGACAAAG GAACTAGAACATGGCGAGTTTGTTCGTGTAAAGACAATTCACCTCAATGGGAAGCCACGAGTCCTAACATTGAAGCAAGATTTGCATTACTGGCCTACGTGGGAATTGAGATTTGATCCTAATAGTGCGATGTGGCATCGCAATATAATCAAGGGATTGAACTGCAGTACGGTCTGA
- the LOC114397495 gene encoding U-box domain-containing protein 4-like, whose protein sequence is MESPHSLSPSSSSDGVGFETEEPRTPLAVRRALQLLNSGDPDLRLQAARDIRRLTKTSQRCRRQLSQAVGPLVSMLRVDSPESHEPALLALLNLAVKDEKNKINIVEAGALEPIISFLKSQNLNLQESATASLLTLSASSTNKPIISACGVIPLLVQILRDGSHQAKADAVMALSNLSTHTNNLSIILETNPIPYIVDLLKTCKKSSKTAEKCCALIESLVDYDEGRTALTSEEGGVLAVVEVLESGTLQSREHAVGALLTMCQSDRCKYREPILREGVIPGLLELTVQGTPKSQSKARTLLQLLRESPYPRSEIQPDTLENIVCNIISQIDGDDQSGKAKKMLAEMVQVSMEQSLRHLQQRALVCTPSDLPIAGCAASEVSSK, encoded by the exons ATGGAGAGTCCCCATTCACTGTCTCCCTCTTCCTCCTCCGACGGCGTCGGCTTCGAGACGGAGGAGCCGCGGACGCCGCTGGCCGTGCGCCGCGCGCTGCAGCTCCTCAACTCCGGCGATCCCGACCTGCGCCTCCAAGCTGCTCGCGACATCCGGCGCCTCACGAAGACGTCACAACGTTGTCGGCGCCAGTTATCCCAGGCTGTCGGTCCACTCGTTTCCATGCTCCGAGTCGACTCGCCCGAGTCACACGAACCCGCTCTCCTCGCCTTGCTCAACCTCGCCGTCAAAGACGAAAA GAATAAAATCAATATTGTGGAGGCCGGTGCATTAGAACCGATAATTAGTTTCCTTAAGTCTCAGAATCTAAATCTGCAGGAGTCTGCAACTGCATCTTTGCTCACTCTATCTGCCTCTTCAACCAACAAACCAATCATTAGTGCTTGTGGTGTCATTCCTCTTCTTGTGCAGATCCTTAGAGATGGAAGCCATCAAGCTAAAGCTGATGCAGTAATGGCTCTCTCTAATTTATCAACACACACTAACAATCTCAGCATCATTCTCGAGACAAACCCAATCCCTTACATAGTTGATCTTCTCAAAACCTGTAAAAAATCCTCAAAAACGGCTGAAAAATGCTGTGCTTTGATAGAATCCTTGGTGGATTATGACGAGGGCAGAACTGCCTTGACATCTGAGGAAGGCGGGGTTCTTGCAGTTGTGGAAGTTCTCGAAAGCGGCACACTCCAAAGTAGGGAGCATGCTGTTGGAGCACTGTTGACAATGTGCCAAAGTGACCGATGTAAATACCGGGAACCAATTCTTAGAGAAGGTGTCATTCCAGGACTTCTTGAGCTTACTGTCCAAGGAACACCGAAGTCTCAGTCAAAAGCACGCACCCTCTTGCAGTTACTGAGAGAGTCTCCTTATCCGAGATCTGAAATTCAACCTGATACCCTTGAGAATATAGTATGCAACATCATATCTCAGATTGATGGCGATGATCAATCTGGTAAGGCAAAGAAGATGCTGGCTGAGATGGTCCAAGTCAGTATGGAACAGAGTCTGAGACATTTACAGCAAAGGGCTCTTGTATGCACCCCAAGTGATCTTCCTATAGCTGGCTGTGCTGCTTCTGAAGTTTCTTCAAAATGA